In Ovis canadensis isolate MfBH-ARS-UI-01 breed Bighorn chromosome 11, ARS-UI_OviCan_v2, whole genome shotgun sequence, the DNA window acagagaggttaagtgatgtgcccaaggtcacacaggaggAGACAATGCAAGGATTTGAATCCACACAGTTTGGATCAAGTCTATACTCTTAACTACTCAGTACGGTAGATCCATCCTTGGGGAATATGTTCCAAGACCTtcatgtgtgcctgctaagtcgcttcagttgtgtccaactctgcaaccctatggactgtagcccgccaggctcctctgtcctgggattctttAGGTTAAGAATGTTGGAGAGGGTtacaatgccctcctccaggggatcttcccaacccatggctCCAACCTGAATCTAATacgatctcttgcattgcaggcagattcttttccactagtgccacctggaagcacTCCAAGACCTTCAGGAGATGCCTGAAACAGATGGTACCAAACTGTATAAAAGTGTGTTTTCTATACTAATGGTATAGGTAATATACACAGTGTGGGTTACACCACACAAAGGAATGATTTATGTCCCCAACAGAACGGAACCGGGCAACATGAGAGTTCATCACGCTACTCAGGACAGTGCAGTTTTAAACTTATGAGTTTTTTCGGGAATTTTCCACTTAATATCTTCAGACCAAGGTTGAAAATAACGAACTGGATGAGTAACGAAAACCTCGGAAAGCCAAACATCAGAAGAAGGGGGAGAGTTGTGTGCTGCCTCTTGCTAGCAGAGTAATGATGACAATGGTAATAATCAAGCTGGTCTTCACCGAGCACCCACTCTGTGTCAGGCGCCCCACTGGGCACTGGCCACTCTAATGTTTGACCTACCATATCGCGTTGCCATCTGCAAGTGGGTTTGCATCCACACCTGGCACTTCGTGGCCTTGGTCCTTGGCCCTGGACCGTCTTGTGAGTGCACAGGCTGTGGGCCACTCAGTCTCTCAGGCCGGAGACTCTCTGTTGAACTGACTACCCTTGGACAGAGCAGGAGTCTCTAAAATCTGCCCTCTGCGTCCCCTAACGTAGTGTATTTGTTTGCTGGGGCTACCGTGACAAAAATACCACTTAAAACAGCCCAATTGTGTTTCCTCACagacctggaggctggaagtccaagatcaagacatTAACGGAGTTGGTCTCTTCTGAAGCTGCCCTCCTTGGCATGAGGATGGCCGTCTACCCCCTGTGTGCTCACATAGTCTCTCCTCTGTACACAGCTGTGTTCTGGTCTCTTCTCATGAGGACCCCGGTCATATAGGACTAGGGCCCATTTCGATGAGCTCATTTTATCTTAATTACTCTTTCAAGGCCCTGTCTCTGAATACAGCcacattctgaggtgctggggaTTAGGACTTTAGGAATTTGGGGGGACACAGTTCAGGCCATAACACCCAGGGTCTCGAGCTCAAATGCTGGTGGACCAGACAGGGAACGAAGGGGGATGAAATGGGTTGGGGAAGACTTGGCCCTGCATTCCTTTATTTTCCCACTGCTGATGTCGGCAGAAAAGACATGGTAAAGGATGTCACTGTCCTCTTTGTCGTGTGAAATACGAGGGCAAGGACATTTGCTCCCAGCGTGCAGAGCAAGTGTCCAGCACCTGGGAGGGACCCAGCGGGCATTTGTGAGGAGAGCCGGTGAGCAGGACAGCCTTGGGCGTCGGGAAGCAGCAGGGACCGTGGTGACCCTGGCTAAGGGGTCACCTGTCACATCACCTGAAATCAGGCTCTTATAGAAGTCTCAGGTttattccggagaaggcaatggcaccccactccagtactcttgcctggaaaatcccttggacagaggagcctaataggctgcagtccatggggtcgctaagagtcggacacgactgagcgacttcactttcccttttcactttcatgcattggagaaggaaatagcaacccactccagcgttcttgcctggagaatcccagggacatgggggtctggggggctgctgtctacggggtctcacagagttggacacgactgaagcgacttagcagcagcagcaggtttattCACGACAGCAACTAATTCACAGAAACTAAAACCAGTGTGCAGTGAGTCtgcaccccctgccccctgctccgGGCGGCCACCAGGGGCCAGCGCAGCAGGTCTCCAAACCGAGCTCAGCCCAGGTGGGGTAGCGGAAGGCGGGGGAGGGGCCTGGCTCCCCACCTGCTCCAGTGACTCAGGGACCTGTGGTTGGTCTGCAGGAGGGCGATGCACTGGGCGCCATGGAGAAGCTGTGCCGGCAGCTGACATACCACCTCAGCCCCCACTCCCAGTGGAGGCGCCACCGCGGGCTGGTGAAGAGGAAGCCCCAGGCCTGGTGAGTCCCGCCCccgcccagcctcctcctccaagGGCAGCTCCCAGTCAGCTGTGCTGGGCTGGGCCTGGGGGGTGCAGCACCCCCTCccagggcagtggggagaggaCACGAGCTGCTTGCAGGAGAAGGAttgatgggggtggaggggggcatTCCAGGTGGGCATGAGCCCTGAGAGGCACTGGCATCCAGGCCCTGATCTATGTAGTGGGGGCTGAATGTGGGCACTCCTCCCACCCATCACCAGCCCTCCTGATGTCTCCCAGGGTCCCAGACCCCAGCCACGTCCCTGGCTCATGCAGCTGTGAGGACCCTCAGAGGTTGTGTGGCTGCCTGCACCCTGGGGGCAGAGGGGACACTGGGACACAGAACCAGGGCCAGGACAGCATCATAGGAGCAAGCGGAGGGGAACATactctggatgaatcacagggcAGAATGCCTGGGGTCCTGGTGCGCAGGCTCCTCTCCAGCTCCTGCAGGCAGGATGGGAGGGGAAGCACAGAGAAGAGCTCTGGTCCCCCTTCCCTTCCAGATACCGCCCCCACTCTCAAGCCAGGGGAAGACTATTCAAGGCCCCTCCCAGGGGGAGAAAGTAGGCACAGGGGCCTCCAGCTGGGCCAAGGTGAGGCCAAGTGTGGGGAGAGTGCAGGACAGGACCCATGGAACCCAGAAGGCCAGGAGATTTGTGAGTTGGTTGCAGAGGGAGAAGCTGGGCTGAGCTCTGCTGGGACCCAGGGCCTTTTGTCTCCCCAGGGCATGGGCATGCTCAGTCCACTCTCCATTCAGAAGCCTCACTCCCGCTGGGGGCGCCCCATCCCGCTGACTCACACCTGGTCTGTGTCCCCCAGGGTGCCCTTCCTGCTGGCTCACAGACACGCTGAGTTCCaacagcctcagggcctttgcacttgtggTCCCTCTGCTGGAACTCCTAGCAAGTTCTTACCTCGGCCTGGTTCTTTCTCCTATGAGGCCAACAGGAAGTCCAAGCTGCAATCTGGGGCCCCTCCACCTCGCTGTCCTTCCCAGGGTTGGAGCTTTGGGTTTACCTGGGTACCTGGAGACCAGATCTGGGTCTGGAGCAAGAAGAGCAAGAGGCAGGGCAGAAGAGCAAGGGATGGTGGAGGCGGGGAGTGGAAGCAGGTAGAAAGCAGCCCCCACCAGGCTCCGGGCCCCTGCGcccacccccaatccctgccTGCTGTCCTGAGGGCTCTCGCTAAGGATCCTCCTTCTGGCCAGAAGGTAGTCTTGAAGAAAGAGCATCCGAGATCTTATTTTGCTCGAGTGGAGTAGGGAACTCGCCCATTCGCCACCTCCTCTAAAGGGCACTGTCCTAAATGCATTCCTATTTCACATGACAACCTGTGGTACCCAGTTGGCTCCATTTTTCAGCTAaataactgaggcacagaggttaAGGATCTAAAGGTCACATGAGTAGGAAGAAAGGAATCCAGAGCAGACCCAGACGTTTGGCTGCTGAAGGTACCCTTAGTCACTGGGGCCTCCcctggggtccccagcctctgcctgCTGGGCAGCCAGGTTGAGGTGGGGCAGTGCAAGGGGcctggggtccccagcctctTGAAGTCACAGGGATGAGTGGAGGCTGGCTCCTGGAGGGACCCACCTCGGCCTCCCGAGAAAAGCCTGCCGCTCTTGCTCGAACCCTGCTGTCCCATCTCCCCTTCAGCCTCAAGGCGGTCCTGGCCGGGAGCCCTCTGGACAACACGGTGGACCTGTCAGGCATCCCGCTGACCTCCCGTGACCTGGAGCGGGTGGCCAGCTACCTGCAGCGCTGCGGGGAGCAGGTGGACAGTGTGGAGCTGGGCTTCACGGGCCTCACGGACGACATGGTTCTGCAGCTGCTGCCAGCGCTCAGCACGCTGCCCCGGATGACCACTCTGGCCCTCAACGGCAACCGGCTGACGCGGGCCTTGCTGCGGGACCTCACCGACGCCCTCAGAGACCCCAGAAAGTTCCCCAGCGTCACGTGGATCGACCTGGGCAACAACGTGGACATCTTCTCGCTGCCCCAGCCCTTCCTGCTCAGCCTACGCAAGCGCTCCCCCAAGCAGGGCCACCTGCCCACCATCCTGGAGCTGGGCGAGGGCCCAGGCAGTGGGCACGAGACCCAGGATGAGGCCCTGGGCCCAGAGGATCCCGGAGGGGGCCCCAAAACCCCCGCCAGAGACCAGGAGCACAGGGAAACTATAGGTGCAACCCAGACATGACAGGGGAGTGTGGGCCAAAGTCACTCCTCCTGGGATAGGATGGCTGGGGCTCCTGGGAAGCTCCACAGTGGGCCTGGGCagcgcctccccccacccccatgggaAGCCGGATGGAACCATCTGGGAAAGGAGCACTGTTAACTCCTCTTCGGTCCTTTCCATCTTCCCCGTCCACCCATGTCTGCTGCCTCTGGTTCCTGAGAAGTCATCCCTGGCTTGAAAATAATCCACCCTTAGCCTCCCTAGACCTGTGGTTGCAGCTGGTTGAGGGTGCTGGGAAGCCTGAGCTACTGTGAATCCGGAGAGCTGTCCCCCAGGAAAGGAGTGTAGCAGGTGCCCTCCATCTAACCCAGGACTCTCCAATCCTGAATTACAGATATTCAGGCCACCAAACCCCAGCCAGATGCTGACTGTACCCCAGGtcaagggctgggggaggggactggCTCCTAGAGACCCCAGGAGTCCCCTCTCCATTTGGACTAAAGGGTATCTCCTTGTGGAGCCCTGGGCTCCTTGAAACAAACTTCCCATCATCTACAAGGTCCATCTTTCTGCCTGTGATGTGATCCCAGGGCCTACCCAGGGGACCAACTATTTCCTAAACCTGCCAATATTTATGGCAGCCTGCCTAGCAAGCCTGGGGTAGACCAGCACATGCACAAAATATGACCCACTCAGAAAACCCCATTCTCTATGCAGATTACCAGACCTTCCCATAGGTGATTGTTGCTAGGGTACAGACCACAGTGAGCCTTGCTTCCTTTCAAAAGGACCATTTCTCATAAAATTCCTTCCCATGAGGTCCCCAAAATTAGAGCACATTCCCCAAACCCCAGGACCACAAAGATGAGGTGCCCCCGAGCAACCAcagctgggaggaggggaagaaagcAAGTCTCCACCCCACCTTCCCAACACCCAAAGCCTACCCATTCAGGCCCAATCAAAAAGCCCAGCTGATTGCTGAATTGGAGAAAATTATTCATGTACCCATGATGTTGGTTAACCAGGGCCCCTCAGGTAAACAGAGGGTTAGGGAAGCTTCTAATCTGATGCCAGAGAGCCAAGACCTTTACAGACTGGGACATCAAATGCTGCAGtctgggtggggatggggctggggCT includes these proteins:
- the LRRC75A gene encoding leucine-rich repeat-containing protein 75A isoform X1 translates to MGTRQTKGSLAERAGPGAAPGPRRERPDFWASLLLRAGDKAGRAGAGAGLPPYHRRVGMVQELLRMLRQGRREEAGTLLQHLRQDLGMESTSLDDVLYRYASFRNLVDPITHDLIISLARYIHCPKPEGDALGAMEKLCRQLTYHLSPHSQWRRHRGLVKRKPQACLKAVLAGSPLDNTVDLSGIPLTSRDLERVASYLQRCGEQVDSVELGFTGLTDDMVLQLLPALSTLPRMTTLALNGNRLTRALLRDLTDALRDPRKFPSVTWIDLGNNVDIFSLPQPFLLSLRKRSPKQGHLPTILELGEGPGSGHETQDEALGPEDPGGGPKTPARDQEHRETIGATQT
- the LRRC75A gene encoding leucine-rich repeat-containing protein 75A isoform X2; this encodes MGTRQTKGSLAERAGPGAAPGPRRERPDFWASLLLRAGDKAGRAGAGAGLPPYHRRVGMVQELLRMLRQGRREEAGTLLQHLRQDLGMESTSLDDVLYRYASFRNLVDPITHDLIISLARYIHCPKPEGDALGAMEKLCRQLTYHLSPHSQWRRHRGLVKRKPQAWVPFLLAHRHAEFQQPQGLCTCGPSAGTPSKFLPRPGSFSYEANRKSKLQSGAPPPRCPSQGWSFGFTWVPGDQIWVWSKKSKRQGRRARDGGGGEWKQVESSPHQAPGPCAHPQSLPAVLRALAKDPPSGQKVVLKKEHPRSYFARVE